A stretch of DNA from Oryza brachyantha chromosome 4, ObraRS2, whole genome shotgun sequence:
GCCCAAATGCAAATGTTTTGAGATGCAACACAACAAAAGAGGTTAGCAGTGCAGTTTCCTGGAGCACACTGCTATACATGCTGAATGGTAACAATAAATCTTATTTTTCCAtctaagttatttttcttaatgCTCAATCAATGGAACATAAAAAGGACATCAGGAAAGTGTATAAAAATAGAGGCTACCTCGAGGCATTAGCCCATGCTGGGCCCCCCACATTGTAACTAGTACTTAATGTAAGAAAACCATAGCCATAGGACTAATGGATTATAGTTAACACATTTGTCTATTCTGCTTGCATCGAATCAACCATAGAAGTACCATGAAAGCAGGGAGCAGATCCAGAACTGATCAACAGTGAGATTATGATTTCAGAAATAGGACATttgaactaaaatattgcaaaaAGTAGCCAAAATTACCAGAagcacatgaatgaaaaaacagaagaaaactaaaaaacttgTGAGACGACAGTATCTCTAGTTTGATCTGGGATCAGCTGACCTGTCTGAGATTGACCTtgtttacttaaaaaaaaaacatgattctGATCACAGTATCTTCATCGTTAATTCATGTTGACTTATGATATGCTCCAAGAATGGCACACCACTAGCGTTGCAAAATATTGTGCTCCTGAACCCTTAAAACAAAGAACTTCCTGCTATCAACTAGTGGGTTTACACAAGAATACCAGATGTATGTCCCATTCAGATgtcaaatttagaattttgagTAGAACTGCCAGTGCATGTAAGCACCCCAGAGCAATTTGGATCAAGGCTATATAAAACTCCGGTACAAAACCCAAGGTAAAGAGGACTTTTACATTGAGATAAAACAATAGAGGAAGCGGTCAAGGTTTCAACGAGACACATCAATTAAACTGCGGACAAGAAGTTACCCAAGGGGAACCATCCCAGGAGTAGAAGTATCTAATCCCTTTGGAGAATTGAACTCCAGATTAAACAAAAGCAAGGGAGCATACTTGGGGAAAAGTGTTGGATCTACAGAACCACTTAAGTATTCCAGAATCGTTTAATTAAACCCCTCCCAGCTGACCACTACAATACTTTACTTCGGATTATGGACTCATAACCACAACATATTTTTGGGATACATGGGACTACACCATGACTTGTgaatacaaacaaaatattgcaTGGTGATCACCAGGTGACACATTAAAGTAacattatttgaaaattatgAAAGAACACTCTTAACACCTTTTTTCCATGAGCGTCATGTTAGTTGCAGAGAGCTGGAATTGATAAAGCACCCTCCATATGCAAAGAGTGATTATCATGAGTAGAGCTAAAGAGCTTGGCAACTAATAGGGCTAGTTTTGACAGACTTCTAGTGGTGACGTCATGTGTACCACTGAGCTGTGACTTTGAAAGGTATCAACCGATAGCATGCTGACTACTGTGAATTATAGATGTAAAAAGACCTACTTTCCTGAAGTGAACTAGTCAGGGCTATCTTGGTCTATGACCTTTACCTAAGAATATCTAAGGAGCAAGAGCTAACAAAGATAATCACTCTAAGTACCTTAACAAACCCATTAGGAGTGTCTTGCATCACACAACCAGAAGGCAGCCTTCGGCAGTTCATGTTTGCAGTGGTGGATGCAGAAGTTATGCCTTGATCCCTCATGAATCCATCAGCAGAAACATCCACTACAGCCCATGCACCCTCGCTCAGTTGTTTGGAGAACCTAAGAAACTTCACCTCTCTAATAGGCACAAGAGGTGAAAGCACTTGTAGCTCTGCCTGCATCTGTTGCAATGATAGGGGTAAAAAAACTCAGGAGATATACTAGTGTGATTAACCACATTTACACAGGATGGCGCAACAGAATGTTCATCACTCACAAGAAGCAATGCACCATTTCTAGTCCCAGCAACACCAGTGGAAATCTCCTCAATGGTTGATGCCTTGGCAATCATGCATGAGAACATATCGGACCACCGTCGCTGTCGCAAGAATTCAAACTACAGGTGTGAGTCCAAACAATCAAGCAACAGAAACATTAAGAGGTAAGGTGGCACAAGCACAACCTCATCCATGAGGGTCTCCACAAGCGCGGCGCTGTCGTCAATGATGACAATGCCAGACTCTCTAGAGGCCTCAGATACATACCCTTCAGGCTTCACCCCGATGCATGGTGGGAAGGTGTTTAGGTACTCCTCAAAGTTTAAGCTCTCCTTCGCAGGAGAGGCAGCTCCGAAAGCACCTGTAATCCATAGCGGCTCTCCCATCTGCGCCATCTTAACTAGCTCATCCATTGCACTCATTGCTAGCTCCAAGAACAAGGACTTGTCAATGCCAGCCATTGCTGATGGTTCAGCCTCAGCTGACTTCATGGGCGTGATCACCGTGCCCATTGAACTGGACATGGCGCCAGCAAAATCAGTGATCGTCGAGACGGGCATCGTGGCTGATGGCATCGGGCCAATACCTCCGACTGCAAGCTCCAGCGACGAGCCTGACATAGGATGTGGCTGATGATGCATCTTTGGTGGCGCCATGAGAGAAATCGGCTTGCCAAGAAACTTGGCAGCTAGCGCGCAGACTCGGCTGAGCTCGTCCTTGAGCCTCGCGTTCTCGACGCGGAGGTGGTGCTCCTCGAGGGACACCTCCCCAAGCATCGCAgggccgccgcagccgccgcacaCCGGGTTCGCCATGGCCTCCCGGATGGACAGGTTCTCGGTGCGCAGCTTGTCGTTCTCTTGCTTCAGCAGCGCGTTCTCATGTCGCTCCAGTTGCATCTTGCAAATTCAATCATCACATGGAGAGCTAGTGTCAAGAAAGTGCACCATGGATTGGCGGGGAAGCCGAGTAACGACGCGTGCTTTCGTTTCGCTCGCTTACTTACCTTCATCTGCGTGCGCCGGTTCTGGAACCAGAACTTGACCTGCCTGGGTTCGAGGCGGAGCCGCTTGCTCAGCTCCGCGCGCTGCTTCTCGTCTGGGTGGGGGCATTCCTTGAACATCCTGCACCGATGAAACAACCAATCCATGCATGAGCAAGAGCAAACCGCCAAGCACAGGAGAATGCAACGAGTCGTTCGTGTGCGGGGGGCGCGCGCTTACGCTTCCAGCTCTTGGATCTGCTGCGGCGTGTGGCGGTGGTAGCGCTTCTTCCGCTTTCGCGGGTTGCCGGGCTCggcgtcctcgtcctcgtcctcgtcgccgccgccaccgccgcccacgTCGCCGCAGGAGACGACGTCGAGGTGGTCGCTCCCGGACCGGCTCATCTCGTTTTCCACCTCCGACGCGTCCCTAGCCTTCGCGCCATGGATCACCGTAACCATCttcccgccgctgccgccccggCCTGCAGCGTCCACCTGCAAcaaaccaaaagaaaaggacacGCCTTTCGGAATCACACGACCACCAAATGAACCCCACCCCGATAGACAACACGTCGGGCCACGGAGGCAGGCGCGCGTACCAGCGCGAGGGAGAGCGCCGGCGATGACGTGAAGACGCCCGGGCCAGCGCCGGAGTACGGGAACTGCATGCCGCCAGccaccacgccgtcgccgaagtGACCACCCCCAAAGCTCATGCCCCGCTCACTCTCCCTTCCCCCCTCGGCCGGGAGAAAGATCAGAGGAGGAGGCCAAGCGAGAGCCGAGTAGGCGGCAgcagtgcgtgcgtgcgtgcgtctcGGGTATGTCGCGCTATTGACTAGCCTGCCTCTTCCTTCCGCGAGTACTGTACCACTGTGTGCACTCTGCTGCCTGTAAtcccaacaaaacaaaaagggCTACCCTGCCTGGATCTGCCTAGCCTTTGTTTCTGCACACCTCACACAAGTCACAAGCCCAGCTACCACCCTTGCACCATCTACCCACTCGGCCACTCCGCTCCTCTCCCGTAATTAAAATTCGGTCGAAGAGAATACGGGTTAGAGCATCCAATAGCTCGTATATTTCATTCTCTATCATGAAAAATAGAGAACGGagactataaattgagctccaacagaacggctatcatatcatctatttttagatatcattcattcatatttagatgatctcttcatcctctaaagagatataaagaatgtcatatatggtTGATCTAGTGGAATATagagagatatgaaggataaaactagtttagataatcatccaaatgaagatatagataactaaatttagattagctgttggggatgctctaagcatCATGTATACTGTTACTAAGGGTccgtttagtttgaaaaaaaaattgggataCAATAATACAtgtgaagtattaaacgtagtctaattacaaaacaaattttagattccgtctaaaaaccgcgagacaaatctcttgagtctaattaatccgtcattagcatatattagttactgtaacgtttatggctaattatatattaattaggctcaaaaaattcatctcataatttttccagtaactgtgtaattacttttaatgttcatatatatttaatattttatttatatgtctaaagatttgataagatgttttttagaaaagtttcTGTGCACTAAATATGGCCCAAGTACTAGGCCAGCTTGCAAGTGTATATCCGGGAAGCAGGGAGAGTCAAAGCAGCAGAACAGGAGAGGAATGTGGATGGATCCGTGTGGACGCACGGGGAGGTTTTGTTCGGTTGCGGAGGGGTTTTTGCGTGGCGTTTTGGCACGGCACGAGGGTCGGTgagccgctccgctccgctccacGCCCACTCGTCACCCAACCCAACACGACGCTACTAGGCGCTAGGGGGGAAGGCACGCGCAAGCAAGCGGCGCCGGATCGCGTCCCGTCAGTCCAATCCGCCGCGAACcccccctgctgctgctgcgcggGGCTTCGTGCTTCGGGCTTGGCCGCTTGTTTCGTTTTCGTAGCCGCTCCGCCTCGTCTCGTCCCGTCTCGTCTTCGCTTTTCGCCGTTCTTCCGCGCTCGGGATCCTTGTATTTTTGCTCTCGGAGGGAACACGGGGCGAGGGAGAGATGGGGCCCCGTCCGCGGCGGAGTCAAATCGCAAAACAGACGTAGTACTGCTAGTCCTGCGGAGATGGCGTGTGCGCGGGGTTTGGTTCGGGTAGGTGCTGCACTGTCCCCGTGAGTGTGACCGTATCCGGGCCGGGGTTCACTGTGCCGGTGAGGaccgaaaaaataaaacggCACAAGTTGCCCCCAACGAACAGCTCTTCCATgtattttattgaaaatattatattaataatagaaaaattatattgttaaGTTGTCCCTCGAACGTGGCACCGTAAGATACTCCGTAGTAAATTACTAGTACACTAATTAATGTAAGTTAGCAATTTGTCGGTAACTAAGTTGTACGTAAAAGTTATAgttattcttttatattttttagtttatatttttttattagaattaagatatttaatgtatcatttatattttaaagtatcatCTTTATAGCTATGGGTATTGTCGGTATCATCTTTATAGAAAAGAAGCATTCATTTCTTTGCTATGGCAGCAAATAAGAAATCCTAGAACTGTATTGGTATCGAGATACGAGTTTCTTGTGGTGTGGAATTGTAGAATTAAAATTCAACGATACACcatgattattaattttttaaatcaattatGCAAGAAAGGGGTGATGATGACATAGAGCAAGGAAAAATGATGCTAAATTATTAATTCTTTGATATCATAATGTTcttgtgttatttatttatttatcacatttacttatttttctaactttaACACATCAATCTCTTTGATGTTGAGaatctatttgtaaataacttatttataaataggttTCTagcaaacgacatatttgctcCGGCGTCATTCTTTAGAGTCGACCACATCCCTGTCGACGCTCGGCTATTACGAGCCGTCGAGGCCTAAGCGTGTGGTTGTCAATGTTTTTAGCGCTGAGACGTTGAACCTAGTGATAAATTATCATTAACGCCGAGagaatgatttatttatgtactaatttttagtatttatgaaatgagtttttaaaaagaagaTAATGTAAAAAGGCCCATGTCCCGATCGACTCTGCTGCCGGGCTGGCGGCACGAGAACATGCGGACGACGGGCGGGAGGCGAGCCAACTGACGTGATAAATACGAGGGCTGGGAAGCAGCCGAGTTGTGGGCGACTGGGCGGTGATGTGGGGGGTGCTGTGGGCCTATGGCATATATACTGGCATGGCggtgcggcggcagcggcgcggggCTCCAGCGAGACGCGCCGACGGGACTGGTCCGTCCGGTGAGATCTGCCGGTGAGGCACGTGTGAGCGATGTACACCTCGCACGCATCTTGGCGCCTGCTACAGGTTCTTGCACCTCCGAGTCCTAGAGCTTGCTTGGTTGGTGTCCCGGAAAAAATCGTCTGGCCTAAACATCTCTTTGTGAAAtttggatgattgtttggttacTACCCTGAAGCTCATTCTCCCTTACCTGGCCTAACGCATTCATACATGCAATTAGCCTGAGCCAGGCCATAAAAAATGGTCGCCTGAAGATCAGGCCTAGCCATACTATGCTTTACCACTGTACTCTCTCTCACTTGGTGtatttgagaatttttttttttattctccttcatttcttcatcttgtTCTTGGTATGGAAAGCTGGCAGATGAATTTTGTTGAAGTGAGCAATGTACTATTGTAATGGTTGCAAGAAGTATATTTTCCTTTAGCATTTGATTAGTACCTAAGATTTAAAGTATAATCCTATTCTTCCACTCAGGTAGCTGTGCACAATCAAACAAGTTAATGATCAGGCTGTCTGGCCAGGCAAGGTTCATCTACTTATGAGCTACTTCTCAGGCATGTAAATTTATCAGCCATGTTGTTCAgggcaccaaccaaacaactccTATATGCGAAACCGGCTTCATTTACTGTACACTTGTCGAGTACTGTTTGTTCCATGCTACTCCCTTTATTCGTTCTTAAaacaaacttatttttatttttatacaatatttgattcttcgtcttatttgattcttttttataattaatatttttattattattagatgagaaaatataaataatattttacatataactaatttttttaaataaaccaGATGGTAAAATGCTAAACATAGAAAAgaattaaatctttttatgATGGAGGTAACACGTACAAGCTGGGGCTTTGACCAGTAGACACTACTcgctctgtcaaaaaaaaataaattctctggttttcgtgtccaacgtttgaccatccgtcttatttaaaaaaattttagaaaatagaaaaaaattagtcacacgtaaaatactatttacaatttatcatctaataaaaacaaaaatatcaatcgtgattttttttgataagacgaagagtcaaaaattgaaggtaaaaagtgaaaaattgatttattttggacgGGGAGTAGACAGTAGTACCACATGTGGAGTAGACAGTAGTACCACATCTGCCGATTAATACTTCCTTATTTTTTCGCAAACACATTTGCTGATTAAacgacatgttttttttaaattctataataaagttgtttaaaaatatataatttatttttaaaattttttatagctaataattaatcctATGCTAATCTATTGTGACGTTTTATGTGTCTGCTAGACCGACGAAAGAACATGGActgcttagagcaagtataaggatttaaaaaatagagaatgcaAGAGACCATAATACTCCAATAATCTATATAGTTtagctataaacataagtgaagAATAGATGatgaaaatcataaaattggTTCTAATGCACGAGTTCTACACCTGCTCGAAGATAtatgcattaaatatataaccgagagaaaaagatataaaaaacaagTAAACCTTATATCtaatctatatataagttagAGAATACTATTTTTTACACTCGGGTGGATATCTACCAATTTTTCATACGaattaaatagtcattaaaatatgtaaacgTTTGATTAGATAGATTAATGTGAGGCATATTACTCTATAAACATGCATATTCGTATCAACTTCTAcgagttataataaaaataaaaaaatattattgtaattgtgcatataatagttttaatataatttgttttttactgCCCATAGAGGTcgaatttgaatttgtatatttatgatattgaTATAACTTATACCTTTTTtcgtatttttaataactttcTATGTGACATGGAACGAACGAGTGGATGTCTACGCAGTGTTAAAATTCATCTACGTCGTGTTAGTTTTAATATGAACTTATAACTATCGTGTTAAACTTGCTCTGGCTAGTACTGCGTATTTGCTTTCTTGGTGCACAAACCCACATACGGATACTCCAGTCGTGTTCAGGCCTTGCTTTGTTCGACGCTGATAGTTTCCTTAGCCACTTTACCACGCACAAGTGATGCGTTAATCACGCTGATCCTCCAGTTAGCAACTTAGCATCCCGTCCCTGGTAAAAGCAATCACGCAAGGCATAAGCATTGCTGTAGGATCTCTCTGCCCACGCACGAGTATACTTCAGTTTGGTTTTCCCAGTTCGCCTCTGCCTTTTCGTGTAGAGCCGCGCCATTTTTGGCCTTTTCCGCAGAGGTCGTCGTCTGATGGGCCGGGGCGCCGGGCCCTTGCGCTGCCCTGCGCTCGCGGCCAAGGCTGAAATGCTGCACGGCCACCTTTTTTGCATGCCCGTCCCGTCAACGTGAGCCCGAGCTGGCCACATATTTGTGACGAAGCTTTTTACGCTTCAACGGATGAAGAATTCGCGTGTCGATTGGTTAGCACAAACGGGGTTTATAGGGACGAGAGTCCGTGTGACGATACTACTGGTAGTTCTTGCTACATTCACAGTTTCACACCACCTCCTCTACTATCAAAAACATCTTATCTTGCCTTGTATAGTTCCCaaaacttttttctaaaaacatcacgtcaaatctttggacatataaataaaatattaaacatagataaacaaaaaactaattgcacagttacaaaagaaatcttaagacgaatcttttgagtctaatcagtatatgattagtcataagtactacagtaaccaacatgtgctaatgatggattaattaggcttaaaaattttgtctcgcggtttccatgcttgccgtgaaattcgttttttcattcgtatctgAAAACTTCTTCCAACgttcggtcaaacgttcgatgtgatgcttttaccaaaaaaatttggcaactaaacaccaccttagcaCACGGATGAACATTCCCATTTATCGTGCCGGCATCTGGATGGTCGAGGCAGGCAAGAAACGTTGAAAGGACGTTGATGTCCTAATCATCACGAAAGTAACGTTGTACTTATGCTTGTCGCtgaaaaaaggggaaaaaacagAGATAAGAGCCTAGTGTGTTTGATTGGGCAATCATGCAGTGTGTACACAGATCGCGTTATGCACAGGCGAAGTCCAATGATGCGAAAATAGACGCGACGCCTCAATTGCGATAGGGACCAATGTTCCCGTCAGGCCAACGGGTTCATATGAGCAAGCGTCCAAAAACATTGACAAACTTGACAGATCATGAGAAAGAGGAGGGCTAGAATCTCTGTaaaaagaacaagaagaaagtCCTGGCGACCCATGGATAGCGAAATGACTCGTCTGGAATCTGAGAGCATGCACTATGCAAGCCATACGACATGAGTAGTCTTGGGTGTCACATGGATTGAGACCACTCATTCCACAGTGCAGACCACTTGTGAGAGAACCCACAGAAATTTTACGTTTACAGATTTATACACTTTAGCCCCtgtaaactaaaaaatcaTTGCATTTATATCCTTCCACCACCGGTCCCCACTCTCCCACCCACCTAGCCCGACACACATCGATCCTCCCCCACCGACACAGATGGCTTCCTCCACCCGTCTCGTCACCCACACCCATCTCCCCTCCGAcgcctctctcccctcctacTCTGGTGATTACGGCGTAcctccatcctcctcaccCCCCTTCGGTGTCCTCCACCCGAGCCCCTCTCCCCCCTACTCTGGCAGATctggggagcggcggcggcgcacggagcGGGGCGGCGTCAGCGCACACGTCGCGGTGGCGCATGGAGCAGGGCCTCCGGCGTCCTCCGCCCGCACCCCTCTTCCCCTCCCCCCACTCCGGCAGATCTGGGCCCagatcggcggcagcgcaaggagcggggcggcgtcggcgcacGGAgcaggacggcgacgacgcacgGAGCAGGGCGGTGGCGCACGCgtcgcggcgacgacgacgcacaGAGCGGGGCAGCGGCACACACGTCCAGCccacgacggtggcggcgcgcaGATCCAGCACGTGGCGGCGaaggcgcacggcgacgaccgctCTAGTCCTGGCGATGGCGGTGGATCTAGTGtgttcctctctccctcgcctcAGCCTCTACCAGTgcatccctctctctccctcacctcAGCCTTTTCACTGACAAACTTGGCGAGGACATCGTTCTCTCTGCAGGAGACGAGGACCCCAGCGAGGATGCGGTCCATGGCTTGCTGGCACTGTTGCGCCGACGTGGTGAGTTGTGGCTCCTCGCCACGTCGGCACACTGTGCATGCCCTGAAGCTGCGATCGCAAAAGCCCCGGACAACAACAGTCTCCGGGTGTCACCTGTGCGCTTGTGCCTCACACGTCGCAAGCTATAACCTGTAGCGTTGGGCTTCGATGAACGAGAATGAAAAGGCGAGAGAAACCAAGATGCATATTGCTCAGAGAAAAGTCACAGTAAGggattgtttagtttgcaaatttttttaaaaacatcacatcaaaactttaaatacacatttgaagtattaatttagtctaattacaaaacaaatttcagatt
This window harbors:
- the LOC102703483 gene encoding homeobox-leucine zipper protein ROC4 → MSFGGGHFGDGVVAGGMQFPYSGAGPGVFTSSPALSLALVDAAGRGGSGGKMVTVIHGAKARDASEVENEMSRSGSDHLDVVSCGDVGGGGGGDEDEDEDAEPGNPRKRKKRYHRHTPQQIQELEAMFKECPHPDEKQRAELSKRLRLEPRQVKFWFQNRRTQMKMQLERHENALLKQENDKLRTENLSIREAMANPVCGGCGGPAMLGEVSLEEHHLRVENARLKDELSRVCALAAKFLGKPISLMAPPKMHHQPHPMSGSSLELAVGGIGPMPSATMPVSTITDFAGAMSSSMGTVITPMKSAEAEPSAMAGIDKSLFLELAMSAMDELVKMAQMGEPLWITGAFGAASPAKESLNFEEYLNTFPPCIGVKPEGYVSEASRESGIVIIDDSAALVETLMDERRWSDMFSCMIAKASTIEEISTGVAGTRNGALLLMQAELQVLSPLVPIREVKFLRFSKQLSEGAWAVVDVSADGFMRDQGITSASTTANMNCRRLPSGCVMQDTPNGFVKVTWVEHTEYDEASVHQLYRPLLRSGLALGAGRWIATLQRQCECLAILMSSIALPEHDSIAIHPEGKRSMLKLARRMTKNFCAGVSTSSAREWSKLDGLTGNIGEDVHVMAHKSVDEPGMPPGVVLSAATSVWMPVMPHRLFNFLRNEGLRAEWDILSNGGPMQEVTSIAKGQQDGNSVCLLKASPTNANQNSMLILQETCADASGLMVVYAPVDIPAMHLVMSGGDSTCVALLPSGFAILPAGPNTGADHKMGSLLTVAFQILVNSQPTAKLTVESVETVSNLISCTIKKIKTALRCDV